A region of Plantactinospora sp. BC1 DNA encodes the following proteins:
- the hpf gene encoding ribosome hibernation-promoting factor, HPF/YfiA family encodes MDLVVKGRNVEVPDHYRVHVAEKLAKIERYDHKLIRIDVELFHERNPRQSDHCQRIEITCISRGPVVRAEACAKDFYSALDAAISKLDTRLRRAADRRRVHRGRHAPVSVAAATARLPVVDASDSALATLTAPAPAKSNGNGRATAEPEFDEYDDAQPWHIAREKLHPAEPMTVDDALFQMELVGHDFYLFLDKESGRPSVVYRRKGYDYGIIALATT; translated from the coding sequence ATGGATCTCGTGGTCAAGGGTCGAAACGTCGAGGTGCCGGATCATTACCGAGTGCACGTAGCCGAGAAGCTCGCCAAGATCGAGCGCTACGACCACAAGCTTATTCGGATCGACGTGGAACTCTTTCACGAACGCAATCCGCGACAGTCCGATCACTGCCAGCGAATAGAGATTACCTGCATCTCCCGCGGACCCGTGGTCCGTGCGGAGGCGTGCGCGAAGGACTTCTACAGTGCCCTCGACGCGGCGATCTCGAAACTTGACACGAGACTGCGTCGGGCCGCCGACCGCCGCCGCGTACACCGTGGCCGGCACGCCCCGGTCTCCGTCGCCGCCGCCACCGCCCGGCTGCCGGTCGTCGATGCCAGCGACTCGGCGCTGGCCACCCTCACCGCCCCCGCACCGGCGAAGTCGAACGGCAACGGCCGTGCGACCGCCGAGCCGGAGTTCGACGAGTACGACGACGCGCAGCCCTGGCACATCGCCCGGGAGAAGCTGCACCCGGCCGAGCCGATGACGGTCGACGACGCGCTGTTCCAGATGGAACTCGTCGGCCACGACTTCTACCTGTTCCTGGACAAGGAGTCCGGCCGCCCCAGCGTCGTCTACCGGCGCAAGGGCTACGACTACGGCATCATCGCCCTGGCCACCACCTGA
- the secA gene encoding preprotein translocase subunit SecA, with protein MSILEKVLRAGEGRMVRRLKAIANAVNSIEDDYVNLTDEELRALTDQFRERLADGETLDDLLPEAFATVREAASRVLGQRHYDVQIMGGAALHFGNIAEMKTGEGKTLTSVLPAYLNALSGKGVHIVTVNDYLAERDAAWMGRVHEFLGLTVGVILPNRPAAEHRAAYEADITYGTNNEFGFDYLRDNMAWSKEDLVQRGHNFAIVDEVDSILIDEARTPLIISGPAEHSARWYSEFAGVVARLQPGKDGEGDYEVDYAKRTIAVTERGVAKVEDRLGIDNLYESVNTPLVGYLNNAIKAKELYKRDKDYIVNEGEVLIVDEFTGRILHGRRYNEGMHQAIEAKEGVEIKQENQTLATITLQNYFRLYNKLSGMTGTAQTEAGEFNKVYKVGVVTIPTHRPMVRIDRPDVIYKTERAKFNAVVEDIAERHALGQPVLVGTVSVENSEVLSQLLRRRGIPHAVLNAKFHAKEAEIIAQAGRKGGVTVATNMAGRGTDILLGGNPEYLANTELRQRGLDPVEHGDDYAKALEEILPRWKEACDAEAEEVSSVGGLYVLGTERHESRRIDNQLRGRSGRQGDPGESRFYLSLQDELMKRFRAGAVEAVMERFNIPEDVPIESKMVTRQIKSAQAQIEGQNAEIRKNVLKYDEVMNKQRQVVYAERKRVLDGEDLNDQIRHMIDDVVTAYVTGATSDGYAEDWDLDQLWASLKQLYPIGVTIDDIVEESGGERTSLDADFLLEQLKQDAFAAYQRREEELGSEAMRQLERMVLLQVIDRKWREHLYEMDYLQEGISLRAYAQRDPVVEYQREGFDMFATMMDGIKEETVGFLYNLEVQVEEAKPAPAEADAGPAPMQVPTDSPVEIRAKGLGRAPRTQGLQYSAPTIDGEAPATGGVAVERPQAPALGVGGPPPPAASRRPAQGQTVGANAPSRNAPCPCGSGRKYKRCHGAPGGA; from the coding sequence GTGTCGATTCTGGAAAAGGTCCTACGCGCGGGCGAGGGGCGCATGGTGCGCCGCCTCAAGGCGATCGCCAACGCCGTCAACTCGATCGAGGACGACTACGTCAACCTCACCGACGAGGAGCTGCGGGCGCTCACCGACCAGTTCCGGGAGCGGCTGGCCGACGGCGAGACCCTCGACGACCTGCTGCCCGAGGCGTTCGCCACGGTGCGCGAGGCGGCGTCGCGGGTGCTCGGCCAGCGGCACTACGACGTGCAGATCATGGGCGGCGCGGCCCTGCACTTCGGCAACATCGCCGAGATGAAGACCGGTGAGGGCAAGACCCTGACCTCGGTGCTGCCGGCCTACCTCAACGCGCTCTCCGGCAAGGGCGTGCACATCGTCACGGTGAACGACTACCTCGCCGAGCGGGACGCGGCCTGGATGGGCCGGGTGCACGAGTTCCTCGGCCTGACCGTCGGGGTGATCCTGCCGAACCGGCCGGCCGCCGAGCACCGGGCCGCGTACGAGGCCGACATCACCTACGGCACCAACAACGAGTTCGGGTTCGACTACCTCCGGGACAACATGGCCTGGAGCAAGGAGGACCTGGTCCAGCGCGGGCACAACTTCGCGATCGTCGACGAGGTCGACTCGATCCTGATCGACGAGGCCCGGACCCCGCTGATCATCTCCGGCCCGGCCGAGCACTCCGCCCGGTGGTACTCGGAGTTCGCCGGGGTGGTGGCCCGGCTCCAGCCCGGCAAGGACGGCGAGGGCGACTACGAGGTCGACTACGCCAAGCGGACCATCGCGGTGACCGAGCGCGGCGTCGCCAAGGTGGAGGACCGGCTCGGCATCGACAACCTCTACGAGTCGGTGAACACCCCGCTGGTCGGCTACCTGAACAACGCGATCAAGGCCAAGGAGCTCTACAAGCGCGACAAGGACTACATCGTCAACGAGGGCGAGGTCCTGATCGTCGACGAGTTCACCGGCCGGATCCTGCACGGCCGCCGCTACAACGAGGGCATGCACCAGGCGATCGAGGCCAAGGAAGGCGTGGAGATCAAGCAGGAGAACCAGACTCTTGCCACGATCACCCTGCAGAACTACTTCCGGCTCTACAACAAGCTCTCCGGCATGACCGGTACCGCCCAGACCGAGGCGGGCGAGTTCAACAAGGTCTACAAGGTCGGCGTGGTCACCATCCCGACGCACCGCCCGATGGTCCGGATCGACCGGCCCGACGTGATCTACAAGACCGAGCGGGCCAAGTTCAACGCGGTCGTCGAGGACATCGCCGAGCGGCACGCCCTCGGCCAGCCGGTGCTGGTCGGCACGGTCTCGGTGGAGAACTCCGAGGTGCTCTCCCAGCTCCTGCGCCGCCGGGGCATCCCGCACGCCGTCCTGAACGCGAAGTTCCACGCCAAGGAGGCGGAGATCATCGCCCAGGCCGGGCGCAAGGGCGGAGTCACGGTGGCCACCAACATGGCCGGCCGGGGTACCGACATCCTGCTCGGCGGCAACCCGGAATACCTGGCCAACACCGAGCTGCGGCAGCGCGGCCTGGACCCGGTCGAGCACGGCGACGACTACGCCAAGGCGCTCGAAGAGATCCTTCCGCGCTGGAAGGAGGCCTGCGACGCCGAGGCCGAGGAGGTCTCCTCGGTCGGCGGCCTCTACGTCCTCGGCACCGAACGGCACGAGTCGCGGCGGATCGACAACCAGCTACGCGGTCGGTCCGGCCGGCAGGGTGACCCCGGCGAGTCCCGGTTCTACCTCTCGCTCCAGGACGAGCTGATGAAGCGGTTCCGGGCCGGCGCGGTCGAGGCCGTGATGGAGCGGTTCAACATCCCGGAGGACGTCCCCATCGAGTCCAAGATGGTGACCCGGCAGATCAAGAGCGCCCAGGCCCAGATCGAGGGCCAGAACGCCGAGATCCGCAAGAACGTCCTCAAGTACGACGAGGTGATGAACAAGCAGCGCCAGGTGGTCTACGCCGAGCGCAAGCGGGTGCTCGACGGCGAGGACCTGAACGACCAGATCAGGCACATGATCGACGACGTGGTCACCGCGTACGTCACCGGCGCGACCTCGGACGGCTACGCCGAGGACTGGGATCTCGACCAGCTCTGGGCCAGCCTCAAGCAGCTCTACCCGATCGGTGTCACCATCGACGACATCGTCGAGGAGTCCGGCGGCGAGCGGACCAGCCTGGACGCCGACTTCCTGCTCGAGCAGCTCAAGCAGGACGCCTTCGCGGCGTACCAGCGGCGCGAGGAGGAACTCGGCAGCGAGGCGATGCGGCAGTTGGAGCGGATGGTGCTGCTCCAGGTCATCGACCGCAAGTGGCGCGAGCACCTCTACGAGATGGACTACCTCCAGGAGGGCATCAGCCTGCGGGCCTACGCCCAGCGTGACCCGGTGGTGGAATACCAGCGCGAGGGCTTCGACATGTTCGCCACGATGATGGACGGGATCAAGGAGGAGACGGTCGGCTTCCTCTACAACCTGGAGGTCCAGGTCGAGGAGGCGAAGCCGGCTCCGGCCGAGGCCGACGCCGGGCCGGCCCCGATGCAGGTGCCGACGGACTCGCCCGTGGAGATCCGGGCCAAGGGCCTGGGCCGGGCACCCCGGACCCAGGGTCTCCAGTACTCCGCACCGACCATCGACGGCGAGGCTCCGGCGACCGGCGGGGTGGCGGTCGAGCGTCCGCAGGCACCGGCGCTCGGTGTGGGCGGCCCGCCCCCGCCCGCGGCGTCCCGCCGGCCCGCTCAGGGCCAGACGGTCGGCGCCAACGCCCCGTCCCGGAACGCGCCCTGCCCCTGTGGGTCGGGCCGGAAGTACAAGCGCTGCCATGGAGCGCCCGGCGGCGCCTGA
- the mtrB gene encoding MtrAB system histidine kinase MtrB, translating into MARTLTSSSALLGRAAATGRRLRRVSSVRLARAATGLHRTWRRSLQVRVVTITLVASSLLVGGFAYLVADNITEIVLDNATSDVKSRLQDGQEYASEQLSNHTTVAEQRLRTTLENTVNYLAGGDPAQLGGVVVTLRVTGVAPATSPQVDVSGILTPGLENAVKGGDIAHQFRTGDLFDKGPTKYLVYGSPVPTRLGQVELYYFVPLTRWDQIADGSRATVLATGFALVVLLGLLSGLVTRLVVNPVRVAARTAQRLSAGLLDQRMVVNGEDDLAMLASSFNQMATNLQRQIVRLEEMSRLQRRFTSDVSHELRTPLTTVRMAADLIYAERDEFDPAVTRTAELLHAELDRFEDLLTDLLEISRFDAGFAMLDAEPTDLVPVVHRVADRLESLATRCGTPLRVTVPETPVIAEVDPRRVERILRNLVGNAVEHGAGKPVAVVLAADETAVAITVRDHGVGLKPGEEKLVFNRFWRADPSRARQTGGTGLGLSISLEDARLHGGWLEAWGAPGEGAQFRLTLPARAGDRLTSSPLRLVPADAPLAVTDDLGWTIPTPVGGGTTESQFGAATTESQLGAGATESQPGGGGAGGAVPAVGHEVPPAGDEVSSVSGRVSPVGGAAGADGPGAPTDGVTGSADGPAGTAAPDESVDPVPGGLAGPRTPADAERSEVTR; encoded by the coding sequence GTGGCCCGTACTTTGACCTCGTCGTCCGCCCTGCTCGGCCGCGCCGCCGCGACCGGGCGGCGGTTGCGGCGCGTCAGTTCGGTCCGGCTGGCGAGGGCGGCCACCGGCCTGCACCGCACCTGGCGGCGCTCGCTCCAGGTGCGGGTCGTCACGATCACCCTGGTGGCGTCGAGCCTGCTGGTCGGCGGGTTCGCCTATCTGGTCGCCGACAACATCACCGAGATCGTCCTGGACAACGCGACCAGCGACGTCAAGAGCCGGCTCCAGGACGGTCAGGAGTACGCCTCCGAGCAGCTCAGCAACCACACGACGGTCGCGGAGCAGCGGCTGCGTACCACCCTGGAGAACACCGTCAACTACCTGGCCGGCGGAGACCCGGCCCAGCTCGGCGGTGTGGTGGTGACGTTGCGGGTCACCGGCGTCGCGCCGGCCACCTCCCCCCAGGTGGACGTCAGCGGCATCCTGACCCCGGGGCTGGAGAACGCGGTCAAGGGCGGCGACATCGCGCACCAGTTCCGCACCGGCGACCTCTTCGACAAGGGGCCGACGAAATACCTGGTCTACGGCTCGCCGGTGCCGACCCGGCTCGGTCAGGTCGAGCTGTACTACTTCGTCCCGCTGACCCGGTGGGACCAGATCGCCGACGGCTCCCGGGCCACCGTACTGGCCACCGGGTTCGCCCTGGTCGTCCTGCTCGGGCTGCTCTCCGGGCTGGTCACCCGGCTGGTGGTCAATCCGGTACGGGTCGCCGCCCGCACCGCCCAGCGGCTCTCGGCGGGGCTGCTCGACCAGCGGATGGTGGTCAACGGCGAGGACGACCTGGCGATGCTCGCCTCGTCGTTCAACCAGATGGCGACGAACCTGCAACGCCAGATCGTCCGGCTGGAGGAGATGTCCCGGCTGCAACGGAGGTTCACCTCGGACGTCTCGCACGAGCTGCGTACCCCGCTCACCACCGTACGGATGGCGGCCGACCTGATCTACGCGGAGCGCGACGAGTTCGACCCCGCCGTCACCCGTACCGCCGAGTTGCTGCACGCCGAGCTGGACCGGTTCGAGGACCTGCTCACCGACCTGCTGGAGATCAGCCGGTTCGACGCCGGCTTCGCCATGCTGGACGCCGAGCCCACCGACCTGGTGCCGGTGGTGCACCGGGTGGCCGACCGGCTGGAGTCGCTCGCCACCCGCTGCGGCACCCCGCTGCGGGTGACGGTGCCGGAGACCCCGGTGATCGCCGAGGTCGACCCGCGCCGGGTGGAGCGGATCCTGCGCAACCTGGTCGGCAACGCGGTGGAGCACGGCGCCGGCAAACCGGTGGCGGTGGTGCTGGCCGCGGACGAGACGGCGGTGGCGATCACGGTCCGGGACCACGGCGTGGGGCTGAAGCCCGGCGAGGAGAAGCTGGTCTTCAACCGGTTCTGGCGGGCCGACCCGTCCCGGGCCCGGCAGACCGGTGGCACCGGGCTCGGCCTCTCCATCAGCCTGGAGGACGCCCGGCTGCACGGCGGCTGGCTGGAGGCGTGGGGCGCACCGGGCGAGGGCGCCCAGTTCCGGCTGACCCTGCCGGCCCGGGCCGGTGACCGGCTCACCTCGTCACCGTTGCGGCTGGTGCCGGCCGACGCGCCGCTGGCGGTCACGGACGACCTCGGCTGGACCATACCGACCCCCGTCGGCGGTGGAACCACGGAATCGCAGTTCGGCGCTGCGACCACGGAATCGCAACTTGGCGCTGGGGCCACGGAATCGCAGCCCGGTGGCGGTGGCGCGGGTGGCGCGGTCCCGGCCGTCGGCCACGAGGTCCCGCCCGCCGGTGACGAGGTCTCGTCCGTCAGTGGCCGGGTCTCGCCCGTCGGCGGTGCGGCCGGGGCGGACGGTCCGGGCGCGCCGACCGACGGGGTGACGGGCTCCGCCGACGGGCCGGCCGGGACGGCTGCCCCGGACGAGAGCGTGGACCCCGTACCAGGTGGGTTGGCCGGCCCGAGGACCCCGGCCGACGCCGAGCGGAGCGAGGTGACCAGATGA
- a CDS encoding GNAT family N-acetyltransferase, which translates to MNQNSRPDGVEIVEAGLLLRPWRAEDVEDVHRACQDPAIQRWTAVPSPYRLEDAIDFVTKRAPRAWSTGSGAPFVVRDAATGELLGSCGLISIDPVLRSGEVGYWTAPWARGRAVAVRATRAVCRWAFAELGLRRIVWQAEVGNHASRLVALRAGFQVDGRLRLADPHPHGVRDGWVGSLLPDDLAAADPDGTGPTDGPAGKGSLEARRTAVFAAPQPVLFARPADGTELRLRPLHEPDLDAIVRTCRDPESIRWTTVPDPYQRSDAEFFVHEHGPTVWRRGTGAVFAIVDESDRYAGVVELRISPSDPLVADLGFVVSPWARGRGYCPAAVAAVCVWGFTALNLARIEWRANTGNTASRRVAEKAGFTFEGTARHALNHRGNRVDAWVGALLPGDLGLPADPGRTGADD; encoded by the coding sequence ATGAACCAGAACAGCAGGCCGGACGGGGTCGAGATCGTCGAGGCGGGGCTGCTGCTCCGGCCCTGGCGGGCCGAGGACGTCGAGGACGTACACCGGGCGTGCCAGGATCCGGCCATCCAGCGCTGGACCGCCGTGCCGAGCCCGTACCGGCTGGAGGACGCGATCGACTTCGTCACCAAGCGGGCTCCGCGGGCCTGGTCGACGGGGTCCGGAGCGCCCTTCGTCGTCCGCGACGCGGCCACCGGCGAGTTGCTCGGTTCCTGTGGGCTGATCAGCATCGACCCGGTGCTCCGCTCCGGAGAGGTCGGCTACTGGACCGCCCCCTGGGCCCGGGGCCGGGCGGTGGCGGTCCGGGCCACCCGGGCGGTGTGCCGGTGGGCCTTCGCGGAGTTGGGGCTGCGCCGGATCGTCTGGCAGGCCGAGGTCGGCAACCACGCCTCCCGGCTGGTCGCGCTCCGGGCCGGCTTCCAGGTCGACGGGCGGCTCCGGCTCGCCGACCCGCACCCGCACGGCGTCCGGGACGGCTGGGTCGGCTCGCTGCTGCCGGACGACCTGGCCGCCGCCGACCCGGACGGCACGGGACCGACCGACGGCCCGGCCGGCAAGGGCTCGCTCGAGGCCCGCCGGACCGCCGTCTTCGCCGCGCCGCAACCGGTGCTCTTCGCCCGGCCCGCCGACGGTACGGAGCTGCGGCTCCGCCCCCTGCACGAGCCCGACCTGGACGCGATCGTGCGGACCTGCCGGGACCCCGAGAGCATCCGCTGGACCACCGTGCCCGACCCGTACCAGCGCTCGGACGCGGAGTTCTTCGTGCACGAGCACGGCCCGACGGTGTGGCGACGGGGTACCGGCGCGGTCTTCGCCATCGTCGACGAGTCCGACCGGTACGCCGGGGTGGTGGAGCTGCGGATCTCCCCGAGCGATCCGCTCGTCGCCGACCTGGGTTTCGTCGTCTCGCCGTGGGCACGCGGCCGGGGCTACTGCCCGGCGGCGGTCGCGGCCGTCTGCGTCTGGGGCTTCACCGCCCTGAACCTGGCCCGGATCGAGTGGCGGGCCAACACGGGCAACACCGCCTCGCGCCGGGTAGCGGAGAAGGCCGGCTTCACCTTCGAGGGCACCGCGCGGCACGCCCTCAACCACCGGGGCAACCGGGTCGACGCCTGGGTCGGCGCGCTGCTTCCCGGCGATCTCGGGCTGCCGGCGGACCCCGGCCGGACCGGAGCCGACGACTGA
- a CDS encoding Rv3235 family protein — MAGATPEAKRAAKRFLDTCLEIVNGYRPAGHVRALASPTDAAGMVAQLASATGRVSGRRRPGQPVRTVRLRRLRVCEPRPGVVEAAAAVGVAGRTWAMAFRIERRRGSWVGTSVALL; from the coding sequence GTGGCCGGCGCGACCCCCGAGGCGAAGCGGGCGGCGAAGCGGTTCCTGGACACCTGCCTGGAGATCGTCAACGGCTACCGACCGGCCGGGCACGTGCGCGCGCTGGCCAGCCCCACCGACGCGGCCGGCATGGTCGCGCAACTCGCCTCCGCCACGGGCCGGGTCTCCGGCCGGCGCCGGCCCGGACAACCGGTCCGCACCGTGCGGCTGCGCCGGCTGAGGGTCTGTGAACCCCGGCCCGGAGTCGTCGAGGCGGCCGCCGCGGTCGGGGTCGCCGGGCGTACCTGGGCGATGGCGTTCCGGATCGAGCGGCGCCGGGGAAGCTGGGTCGGTACCTCGGTGGCCCTGCTCTGA
- a CDS encoding AlpA family transcriptional regulator yields MEPRFLLLSDVAAELNVSDSQVYHMVRSGELPAIKIGGRGQWRVERARLEEYIARKYAETAEWVAGNPLVERLPE; encoded by the coding sequence GTGGAACCCAGGTTCCTGCTCTTGTCCGACGTCGCCGCCGAGCTGAACGTCTCGGACTCGCAGGTCTACCACATGGTGCGCAGCGGCGAACTGCCGGCGATCAAGATCGGCGGCCGGGGGCAGTGGCGGGTGGAGCGGGCCCGCCTGGAGGAGTACATCGCACGCAAGTACGCCGAGACCGCCGAGTGGGTGGCCGGCAACCCGCTGGTGGAGCGCCTGCCCGAGTAG
- a CDS encoding LpqB family beta-propeller domain-containing protein, translating to MSRRGIALGAVAVLLSGLVGCGIPGESDVRVDGRGPVANAAPADRPAARPPDRTASGSDPEAFARNFLTAAAGEAGEAYKRFNEYIEDSERFKPKADDKGDINVVRVDLDGGGIEVTQNKDGTSKVIVTVQQIGVLRANGSIGEPVRQETVYDFVVGAAPRDPGTGGGLWVLKHPSVLLMTDDALRDYYEEQTIYFWNANGTSLVPDLRYLPRTVPVPQHATAVLDWLTGGPAEWLKSAVALPEGTTPVGNVPAPEQGGRLEINLAARAGAFETKLDLERLFTQIVWSLRSNQLLDNELELKIQNQSRMIEVADDYRRDHPLYQLNGGAARYGVFAGRIYPLTKPGEPKPVPIPANDNHDIVTAGVSRNGDDVAVALVVRDGQSFRLRTGTGPGAASTLLTGQRPYPDMSRPVWLKEAGLGGPVGLVVAEGKLWTFTAGNPELTLVSFPGASPGVTAVAASMDGNRIAFVSGGRLYVAGVRPDDGGLNVESPRQLAISLHSLSAVDWFSENSLVVAGVDGENAKVINRINVDGSLERQEIRYVSRAPVEALAADPTFLATQPLPLTYEANEVAFVSESTVITPGQIAPGWGAPPPDVSSATASFYLY from the coding sequence ATGAGCCGGCGCGGCATCGCGCTCGGGGCCGTGGCGGTGCTGCTCTCCGGGCTGGTCGGCTGTGGCATCCCGGGTGAGAGCGACGTGCGGGTCGACGGGCGGGGGCCGGTGGCGAACGCCGCTCCGGCGGACCGTCCGGCTGCCCGGCCGCCCGACCGTACCGCGAGCGGCAGCGACCCGGAGGCGTTCGCCAGGAACTTCCTCACCGCCGCGGCCGGTGAGGCGGGTGAGGCGTACAAGCGGTTCAACGAGTACATCGAAGACAGCGAGCGGTTCAAGCCGAAGGCGGACGACAAGGGCGACATCAACGTCGTCCGGGTCGACCTCGACGGCGGCGGGATCGAGGTCACCCAGAACAAGGACGGCACCAGCAAGGTGATCGTCACGGTCCAGCAGATCGGGGTACTCCGGGCCAACGGCTCGATCGGCGAGCCGGTACGCCAGGAGACGGTCTACGACTTCGTCGTCGGCGCCGCGCCGCGTGACCCGGGGACGGGCGGCGGGCTGTGGGTGCTCAAGCACCCGTCGGTGCTGCTGATGACCGACGACGCCCTGCGGGACTACTACGAGGAACAGACCATCTACTTCTGGAACGCCAACGGCACCTCGCTGGTGCCGGACCTGCGCTACCTGCCGCGTACCGTGCCGGTGCCGCAGCACGCCACCGCGGTGCTCGACTGGCTGACCGGTGGCCCGGCGGAATGGCTCAAGTCGGCCGTCGCGCTGCCGGAGGGCACCACCCCGGTGGGTAACGTGCCGGCGCCGGAGCAGGGTGGCCGGCTTGAGATCAACCTCGCGGCCCGGGCTGGTGCCTTCGAGACCAAGCTCGACCTGGAACGGCTCTTCACCCAGATCGTCTGGTCGCTGCGGAGCAACCAGTTGCTCGACAACGAGCTGGAACTGAAGATCCAGAACCAGTCCAGGATGATCGAGGTCGCCGACGACTACCGGCGGGACCACCCGCTCTACCAGCTCAACGGTGGCGCGGCCCGGTACGGCGTGTTCGCCGGCCGGATCTATCCGTTGACCAAGCCGGGCGAACCGAAGCCGGTGCCCATCCCCGCCAACGACAACCACGACATCGTCACCGCCGGGGTGAGCCGCAACGGCGACGACGTCGCGGTGGCGCTGGTCGTTCGGGACGGCCAGTCGTTCCGGCTGCGTACCGGTACCGGCCCGGGGGCGGCGAGCACGCTGCTCACCGGCCAGCGGCCCTACCCCGACATGAGCCGGCCGGTCTGGTTGAAGGAGGCGGGGCTCGGCGGGCCGGTCGGGCTGGTGGTGGCCGAGGGCAAGCTCTGGACCTTCACCGCCGGGAACCCCGAGCTGACCCTGGTCTCCTTCCCCGGAGCGTCCCCCGGCGTGACGGCGGTGGCGGCGTCGATGGACGGCAACCGGATCGCCTTCGTCTCCGGCGGCCGGCTCTACGTCGCCGGGGTGCGCCCGGACGACGGTGGGCTGAACGTCGAGTCGCCCCGTCAGTTGGCCATCTCGCTGCACTCGCTGAGCGCGGTGGACTGGTTCAGCGAGAACTCGCTCGTGGTCGCGGGCGTGGACGGCGAGAACGCCAAGGTGATCAACCGGATCAACGTCGACGGCTCGCTGGAGCGGCAGGAGATCAGGTACGTCAGCCGGGCTCCCGTCGAGGCGCTCGCCGCGGACCCCACCTTCCTGGCGACGCAGCCGCTGCCGTTGACGTACGAGGCGAACGAGGTCGCCTTCGTCTCCGAGTCCACCGTCATCACCCCGGGCCAGATCGCGCCCGGTTGGGGCGCGCCGCCACCCGACGTGAGTTCGGCGACCGCCTCCTTCTACCTCTACTGA
- the mtrA gene encoding MtrAB system response regulator MtrA: MRARVLVVDDDPALAEMLGIVLRSEGFLPSFVADGERALAAFRENRPDIVLLDLMLPGMSGIDVARAIRSESGIPIVMLTAKSDTVDVVLGLESGADDYVVKPFKPKELVARMRARLRRGEDAAPELLTIGPPGNQINIDVPAHTVSRDGEEVKLTPLEFDLLVALARKPRQVFTREVLLEQVWGYRHAADTRLVNVHVQRLRAKIEPDPERPEVILTVRGVGYKAGTG, translated from the coding sequence ATGAGAGCCCGGGTACTGGTCGTCGACGATGACCCCGCGCTGGCCGAAATGCTCGGCATCGTGCTGCGCAGCGAGGGTTTCCTGCCCTCGTTCGTCGCCGACGGGGAGCGGGCGCTGGCCGCGTTCCGGGAGAACCGGCCCGACATCGTGCTGCTCGACCTGATGCTGCCGGGGATGAGCGGCATCGACGTGGCTCGGGCGATCCGGTCCGAGTCGGGCATCCCGATCGTGATGTTGACGGCCAAGAGCGACACCGTGGACGTGGTGCTCGGGCTGGAGTCGGGTGCGGACGACTACGTGGTCAAGCCGTTCAAGCCCAAGGAGCTGGTCGCCCGGATGCGGGCCCGGCTGCGCCGGGGCGAGGACGCCGCGCCGGAGCTGCTGACCATCGGTCCGCCCGGCAACCAGATCAACATCGATGTGCCGGCGCACACGGTCAGCCGGGACGGCGAGGAGGTCAAGCTGACCCCGCTGGAGTTCGACCTGCTGGTGGCGCTGGCCCGCAAGCCGCGTCAGGTCTTCACCCGGGAGGTCCTGCTGGAGCAGGTCTGGGGCTATCGGCACGCCGCCGACACCCGCCTGGTCAACGTGCACGTCCAGCGGCTCCGCGCCAAGATCGAGCCGGATCCGGAGCGACCCGAGGTGATCCTGACGGTGCGGGGAGTCGGCTACAAGGCGGGCACCGGATAG
- a CDS encoding ComF family protein, which translates to MLAGVWAELTDLVLPAECAGCRAERLPLRQGVCATCSAGLAALRPAPVRPTPAPPGLPDCVALGSYRGALRESLLSYKERGRHGLARPLGRLLAEVVAEAVGGRRPVLLVPVPATARAVRARHGDHLRRLARHSADRLRAAGWPVAVAHPLRAVPRPDSATLDSAGRAAAARDAFRLREGRSGAVRRLAAGRVVVLLDDVVTTGVTLAAVARRLENAGIPVYAAAVLAATVRRGRG; encoded by the coding sequence GTGCTGGCGGGGGTCTGGGCCGAGCTGACCGACCTGGTGCTGCCGGCCGAGTGCGCGGGCTGCCGGGCCGAGCGGCTGCCGCTGCGCCAGGGCGTCTGCGCGACCTGTTCCGCCGGCCTGGCGGCGCTGCGCCCGGCCCCGGTACGCCCCACCCCGGCACCGCCGGGCCTGCCGGACTGCGTGGCGCTGGGCAGCTACCGGGGCGCGTTGCGGGAGTCGCTGCTGTCGTACAAGGAACGGGGTCGGCACGGCCTGGCCCGGCCGCTGGGCAGGTTGCTCGCGGAGGTGGTGGCGGAGGCGGTGGGTGGGCGGCGCCCGGTGCTGCTGGTGCCGGTGCCGGCGACCGCGCGGGCGGTACGGGCCCGGCACGGCGACCATCTGCGCCGGCTGGCCCGGCACTCCGCGGACCGGTTGCGGGCCGCCGGCTGGCCGGTGGCGGTGGCCCATCCGCTGCGCGCGGTGCCCCGGCCCGACTCGGCCACGCTGGACAGCGCCGGCCGGGCGGCGGCGGCGCGGGACGCGTTCCGGCTCCGCGAGGGGCGGTCGGGCGCGGTCCGCCGGCTCGCCGCCGGCCGGGTGGTGGTGCTGCTGGACGACGTCGTGACCACCGGGGTCACCCTGGCGGCGGTGGCCCGGCGGCTGGAGAACGCCGGCATTCCGGTGTACGCGGCGGCGGTGCTGGCGGCGACCGTCCGGCGCGGGCGTGGCTGA